The bacterium genomic interval GGGCGCCGCCAGCACCGCCGGCCGCGCCGCCGGCCGCGCCGCCGGCGCCGAGTGCATCGGCGTCGCCGTCTCACCGGGCCGCAGGCTGAGCTGCAGGTGGAAGCTACTCCCCTCGCCCGGCGTGCTTTCAACCCAGAGGCGGCCGCCCATCATCTCCGCCAAGGCCCGCGAAATGCTCAGCCCCAGCCCCGTGCCGCCGAAGCGGCGCGTGACGCCCCCATCGCCCTGCTCGAAGGAGTTGAAGATCCGCCCCAGCTTGTCCGCCTCGATGCCGATTCCCGTGTCCAGCACGCTGACTTGCAGCTCGACCGCATCGTCCGCCACTCGCAGCGCTTCGGCGCGCAGCACGATCTCGCCGCGCTCCGTGAACTTCACCGCGTTGCCGACCAGGTTGATCAGGATCTGGCCCAGGCGCACGGGATCGCCGACCAGCGTCGCCGGCAGCGCCGGATCGACGAAGCTCACGAACTCGAGACCCTTGCGCTGCGCCTGCATCGCCAGGCTGCGCAGGCTGTCGTGGGCGAGATCCGCCGGGGAGAACTCGCAGAGATCCAGCTCCAGCTTGCCCGCCTCGATCTTCGAGAAGTCGAGGATGTCGTTGATCACCGTGAGGAGGTTGGCCGCCGAGGCCTGGATCGCTTCCAGGTACTCGCGTTGTTCGGCGTCGAGGGCCGTGTCCCCGAGCAGCGAACTCATGCCGACGATGCCGTTCATCGGCGTGCGGATCTCGTGGCTCATGTTTGCGAGGAACTCGCTCTTCGTGCGGTTGGCCAGCTCCGCCGAGAGCGCGTTCGTCCGCGCAGTGGCGACGGCTTCGCTCAGGCACAGGTTGGCCCCGGCCAGCCGCTGGTTCGCGGCCTCGGCGTCGGCCTGCGCCCGGCTCACCTCCAGCAGGGCCTTCCGCTCGCTGCCCAGGTTGGCGCGCAGGAAGAGGAGCCCTGCGGTCCAGGTGAGGGCCATGGCGCCGATCAGGAACAGGAAGT includes:
- a CDS encoding sensor protein — translated: MALTWTAGLLFLRANLGSERKALLEVSRAQADAEAANQRLAGANLCLSEAVATARTNALSAELANRTKSEFLANMSHEIRTPMNGIVGMSSLLGDTALDAEQREYLEAIQASAANLLTVINDILDFSKIEAGKLELDLCEFSPADLAHDSLRSLAMQAQRKGLEFVSFVDPALPATLVGDPVRLGQILINLVGNAVKFTERGEIVLRAEALRVADDAVELQVSVLDTGIGIEADKLGRIFNSFEQGDGGVTRRFGGTGLGLSISRALAEMMGGRLWVESTPGEGSSFHLQLSLRPGETATPMHSAPAARPAARPAVLAAP